From the Terriglobales bacterium genome, one window contains:
- a CDS encoding glutathionylspermidine synthase family protein, producing the protein MNLTLRPGPALSGEAWHKVRTRTIFDCCKWDVQCEDHSVLAPFPLLIGEAEWAALGALAESLAAEALVAERELLSRRDLHRRLGLPRAIRRVLRRSQPPANGVRVMRFDFHPTGDGWRLSEVNADVPGGFIEAGGFASLMAEHYEGAKALPNPAEAYVRETLGHAGPGALVALVHATAYVDDREVMEYLCRCFRSRGARAVAVSPVHLAWRHQRAELSVGFAGQVPDAVVRFFPAEWMPQLASESWEPYFNGSRTPLSNPATALVLQSKRFPLIWDDLRTPLPTWRKVMPPSELPERITALPDDEWVIKPALGRMGEDIGMRGVTPCRQMEQIVRQATRKPEEWVLQRRFAVTPMVAEDGPLFPCLGVFTVDGKRAGVYGRVARKPLVDHEAQDAAVLIHPNGGRS; encoded by the coding sequence GCGAAGACCATTCTGTGCTCGCCCCCTTTCCGTTGCTGATTGGAGAGGCAGAATGGGCGGCACTCGGCGCTCTGGCTGAGTCGCTCGCAGCGGAGGCGTTGGTCGCAGAGCGAGAACTCTTGTCGAGGCGGGACTTGCACCGACGATTGGGTCTGCCCCGCGCCATTCGCCGAGTGCTGCGCCGTTCCCAGCCGCCGGCCAACGGAGTTCGCGTCATGCGATTCGATTTTCACCCTACTGGGGACGGCTGGAGGCTCTCGGAAGTCAATGCAGATGTTCCCGGCGGATTCATTGAAGCGGGCGGTTTTGCCTCCCTGATGGCGGAACATTATGAAGGGGCGAAGGCGCTTCCCAATCCGGCGGAAGCCTATGTTCGGGAGACACTCGGGCACGCCGGTCCCGGGGCGCTGGTGGCCTTGGTGCATGCCACGGCATACGTAGACGACCGCGAAGTCATGGAATACCTGTGCCGCTGCTTTCGAAGTCGAGGAGCGCGCGCTGTCGCGGTTAGCCCGGTTCACCTCGCATGGCGTCACCAGCGGGCCGAGTTGAGCGTCGGCTTTGCGGGGCAGGTTCCAGACGCCGTAGTCCGATTCTTTCCCGCTGAGTGGATGCCGCAGCTTGCCAGCGAGTCGTGGGAGCCCTACTTCAACGGAAGTCGAACGCCGCTCAGCAATCCGGCGACAGCGCTCGTGCTGCAATCGAAGCGATTTCCCCTGATCTGGGATGATCTGCGAACCCCATTGCCTACCTGGCGCAAGGTGATGCCACCAAGCGAACTACCGGAAAGGATTACCGCGTTGCCGGACGATGAATGGGTGATCAAGCCGGCACTCGGGAGGATGGGAGAGGACATTGGCATGAGGGGCGTGACTCCATGCAGACAAATGGAGCAAATCGTCCGCCAAGCGACACGGAAACCTGAAGAATGGGTTCTGCAACGCCGCTTCGCGGTTACTCCTATGGTCGCCGAGGACGGGCCACTGTTTCCCTGCCTCGGGGTCTTCACGGTCGACGGAAAGCGAGCCGGGGTGTACGGCCGCGTGGCGCGGAAACCCTTGGTTGACCATGAAGCCCAAGACGCGGCCGTGCTTATTCATCCCAACGGAGGTCGCTCATGA